The DNA window GATGGGGGTGCGCGCCAGCTCGGTGCTCAGGGCGTCGAGCCGGGCGCGCCACTCGTGTTCGGGCAGCCCGGACAGGTCGTCGGCGGGCAGCCGGACCGGCTCGTGCTCCCGGACGACCTGCGCCAGGGCACCGTCGTCCATCCGCAGGTGGGTGCGCAGCGCCTCGTGCCGGGCGAGGACCTGGTTGACCACCCCGGTGACCGCGTCGGCGTCCAGCCCGGCGGGGAACGCCGACACGTAGGTGATGTTGTAGACGGGCGAGTCGGTGTCGAGCTGGTTGGCGATCCACACCCGTTCCTGGGCGTACGAGGCTGGGAAGGTCCACTCCCGGGTCATGAGGTCGCCTCCCGTACCGAGCGTGGGCGCATGTCGGTCCAGACGGTGTCGATGTGGGCCAGGCACTCCTCGCGGGTGCCGGCGAAGCCGGTGTCGTGCCAGCCCGCGGGGAGCTCCCGGTCGGCCGACCAGATCGAGTACTGCTCCTCGTCGTTGCGCACGACCAGGAAACGGGTTTCGGCCATCAGATGTCTCCAGTGCTCTCGGGGGTGTGCGGCTCGGCCATCGCGACGGCGATCTTGCGAGGCCCGGTGAACGGCTCCCGGCCGTGCGCGGCGGTCATGTTGTCCACGACCAGCACGTCGTCGCGCTGGTAGTCGAAGCGGACGCTGGCCGCCCGGTACGCGGCCCGCAGGTGCTCCATCACGTCGGTCGGGATCTCCCCGCCGTCGCCGTAGTAGGTGTTCGAGGGCAGCCCCTCGGGGCCGAACATGTCCAGCAGCCCCTCCTGGTAGTCCTTCGGGAGGGTGCTCAGGTGGAAGAACGTGGCGTGGTTGAACCAGCGCGGGGTGTCCGACCCGGCCGCTGGTGCACCACGTCCCGCACCGCCCGGGTACGCAGGCCGTCCTTGCCGACCCACTCCAGCGCGATCCGGTTCGCCGCCGCGTACGCCTCGACCTCGGCCCGGTCGTCGGTGTTGAACACCTCCTGCCAGCGGGTGCCGAAGTCGCCGTGGAAGTTGCGCACCAGCATCCACCGGCGGCGGACGAACTCCTCCCGCACGGCCGGGTCGATCAGCTCGTACACCCGGCGGACGTCGGCCAGCGGCGTCGCGCCCTGCGTCTCCGGCGGGCTGACGCACCAGAAGAACAGCGTCAGCGGCCAGCGCGCCTGGTACGAGTTCTCGTTGTGCAGGAAGATCTCCTCGTCCGGCGGGTAGTCGGTCGAGGTGTAGACCCGGCCCTTGATGGAGTGCCGGGGCGAGGACCGCTCGGTGTAGACCAGCGGCTCGCCGGCCAGCGCCCGCACCACCGCGTCGAAGCCGTCCACGCCGCCGACGTCGAAGCCGCGGAACAGCAGCCCGCCGTGCTCGACGAGGCTCGCCCGCAGTTCGGCGCGCCGGGCGTCGATCAGGTCGGTCAACGTCCGGCCGTCGTTCTCGACGACCACCGGCAGTGTGGTGATCGTGTCACTCATCGCTGTGTGCTCCTGTTCCTGTTGCTGAGGCGCGGGCAGCCGCGCCGCTTACGCGCGGGGCAGCCGCGGGATGCTGGTGGTCGGGGCCGGAGCCGGGGACTCGTCGGCGGCGGCGGCCTCGGCGCGCAGTTCCTCGATCCGGGCGGCCAGCCGGCGACGGTCGGCGTCTCGAACAGGCTGCGCATCGGCAGCCGCACGCCGGTCGCCTTGCGCATCGCCGCGATCAGCTGCACCGCCACCAGCGAGTTGCCGCCGAGGGCGAAGAAGTCGTCGTCCACGCCGACGACCGGCACCCCGAGCCCGTCGCGCCAGAC is part of the Micromonospora olivasterospora genome and encodes:
- a CDS encoding MbtH family protein, coding for MAETRFLVVRNDEEQYSIWSADRELPAGWHDTGFAGTREECLAHIDTVWTDMRPRSVREATS
- a CDS encoding phosphopantetheine-binding protein — translated: MDGAEAFRRSLTAGLGAQVVITTRSVADIRRRAARVTTETLESETDPAVSAQTAAAGGSAAPRTELEAVIAQVWRDGLGVPVVGVDDDFFALGGNSLVAVQLIAAMRKATGVRLPMRSLFETPTVAGWPPGSRNCAPRPPPPTSPRLRPRPPASRGCPARKRRGCPRLSNRNRSTQR